In Arthrobacter citreus, a genomic segment contains:
- a CDS encoding FAD-dependent oxidoreductase produces MYPRATAPRSAVIVGAGMVGLATAWHLQEHGLHVTVLDRSGVAAGASWGNAGWLTPGMAMPLSDPSLWSYGAKALLDPTAPLHIPARLDPQLWSFLARFAAHATPRAWSKAMAALTPIDQMALEAFDELTAAGVDSVTRKGPFIIGFESAAQSVPFTKEINHVEAAGQSVPLVEMPDAQAKVPQLSDKVSTVYAMEGQRFIEPGPFVQALADSVLARGGRIVSGAEVQSLRHGPAGIAVETYASDPVTADVVVLATGAWLPKLAKPLGVRTLVRAGRGYSFSVATDEPAEFPIYLPARRVACTPYQGRLRIAGTMEFRGPDEPLQTGRIQAILDSVRPLFTNMDLENLQDIWVGPRPVTPDGLPLIGATRSPGVFVAGGHGMWGVVLGPATGKLLAEQIVTGTVPEQIRPFDPLR; encoded by the coding sequence ATGTATCCCCGAGCAACAGCACCGAGGAGCGCCGTCATCGTTGGGGCGGGAATGGTGGGGCTGGCCACCGCCTGGCATTTGCAGGAGCACGGCCTTCATGTGACGGTCCTGGACCGTTCCGGTGTTGCGGCCGGAGCATCGTGGGGTAATGCCGGCTGGTTGACGCCGGGGATGGCGATGCCCCTCTCCGATCCTTCCCTGTGGTCCTACGGTGCCAAGGCGCTGCTCGATCCCACTGCTCCCCTGCACATTCCGGCGCGGCTCGATCCCCAGCTGTGGTCTTTTCTGGCCCGTTTCGCAGCCCACGCCACGCCGAGGGCCTGGTCCAAGGCCATGGCGGCGCTGACGCCCATCGACCAGATGGCCTTGGAGGCTTTCGATGAGCTAACTGCCGCGGGAGTGGACTCCGTAACCCGCAAAGGCCCTTTCATTATTGGTTTCGAATCGGCTGCGCAAAGCGTGCCGTTCACCAAGGAAATCAACCATGTCGAGGCTGCCGGACAATCCGTACCGCTGGTGGAGATGCCCGATGCCCAAGCGAAGGTCCCGCAGTTGTCGGACAAGGTTTCCACTGTCTACGCCATGGAAGGCCAGCGGTTTATCGAACCCGGACCCTTTGTGCAGGCATTGGCGGATTCCGTACTGGCCAGGGGCGGCCGGATTGTCTCCGGGGCTGAGGTCCAGTCGCTGCGGCACGGGCCGGCCGGGATCGCCGTAGAGACGTACGCGTCGGATCCGGTGACGGCCGACGTCGTCGTGCTGGCTACCGGAGCCTGGCTGCCAAAACTCGCCAAGCCACTGGGAGTGCGCACTTTGGTGCGGGCCGGCCGCGGCTATTCCTTCAGCGTCGCGACCGACGAACCGGCCGAGTTTCCCATCTATCTTCCCGCCCGGCGTGTGGCCTGCACGCCGTACCAGGGCCGTCTGCGGATTGCGGGAACCATGGAGTTCCGGGGCCCGGACGAGCCGCTGCAAACGGGCCGGATCCAAGCCATCCTCGACTCCGTACGTCCACTCTTCACCAATATGGATCTGGAGAACCTGCAGGATATCTGGGTGGGTCCGCGGCCTGTGACACCCGATGGCCTGCCGTTAATTGGGGCCACCCGCTCTCCCGGTGTCTTCGTGGCGGGTGGGCATGGAATGTGGGGCGTTGTGCTCGGCCCGGCAACCGGCAAGTTGCTGGCGGAACAAATTGTGACGGGGACGGTGCCGGAGCAGATCCGGCCGTTTGATCCGCTTCGCTGA
- a CDS encoding HNH endonuclease signature motif containing protein, whose translation MDQNGSFPGKTAGSGQDAVGSAQGAAARQTALSLSIYAADPVAARAVPSPVPVPSVPGSAVDPAIAVPGPDAPVTGTGHRDGLTGSLALQAVESLTQDQAGAVLSRLDHLIRWAQAQQAKTLSRIQVLFRDEYLKDTGLLDPGLAFSLAAEEAAAILHVPTNTAMMLMSEAGTLCTTHAATLHTLESGHISYGHVQTVVDQSQNIPPAELPGFEARLLGLAPEQTHTQFRVRARRLRETTYPETIVVRQRSAFDRRRVALQPECDGMSWLSALLPAQKAQAFFHQLSLAARGEQAAGDPRTVDQLRADIMDSLLEGHNDPEDQEDREEADQHDEAGGRGSHRTGSHSQGRTRARARTEILVLISAETLFGADEQPAELHGYGPISPVTARKMAREAAKWTPVERDPETGEFLRIGRKRKVPDRLKQVLRVRDGTCRFPGCRTNAVISEIDHTTPWAQGGATDHDNLEHLCRRHHMFKTKGFWKACQPSPGIIEWTSPGGRKYRTEPHLTLAVRTPEPAKPMDGVSADAGASDPEVYGDDPPPF comes from the coding sequence ATGGATCAGAACGGATCTTTTCCCGGCAAGACTGCCGGCAGTGGACAGGACGCAGTGGGCAGTGCACAGGGCGCAGCCGCCAGGCAGACGGCACTCAGCCTGTCAATTTACGCTGCCGATCCTGTTGCTGCCCGGGCCGTTCCTTCGCCCGTTCCCGTTCCTTCCGTTCCGGGTTCCGCGGTTGATCCCGCGATTGCTGTTCCGGGGCCCGATGCTCCGGTGACCGGTACCGGTCACCGGGACGGGTTGACCGGGTCCCTGGCCCTGCAAGCTGTGGAGTCCCTGACCCAGGACCAGGCCGGCGCCGTCCTGTCCCGCCTGGATCACCTGATCCGGTGGGCGCAGGCCCAGCAGGCCAAAACCCTCTCCCGCATACAGGTCCTGTTCCGGGACGAATACCTGAAGGACACCGGCCTGCTCGATCCCGGTCTGGCGTTCAGCCTCGCCGCGGAGGAAGCCGCAGCCATCCTGCACGTACCCACGAACACCGCCATGATGCTCATGAGCGAGGCCGGAACGCTCTGCACCACCCACGCCGCCACCCTGCACACCCTGGAATCCGGGCACATCAGTTACGGGCACGTCCAGACCGTGGTGGATCAGTCCCAGAACATTCCGCCCGCGGAGCTGCCTGGTTTCGAGGCCCGGCTGCTGGGCCTGGCCCCGGAGCAAACCCACACCCAGTTCCGGGTCCGGGCCAGGCGGCTGCGGGAGACCACGTATCCGGAAACCATCGTCGTGCGTCAGCGCAGTGCTTTTGACCGGCGCCGTGTCGCGTTGCAGCCCGAGTGCGACGGCATGTCCTGGCTCTCGGCACTGCTGCCGGCCCAGAAGGCGCAGGCGTTTTTCCACCAGCTCAGCCTCGCCGCCCGCGGTGAGCAGGCCGCCGGAGACCCGCGCACCGTGGATCAGCTGCGGGCGGACATCATGGACAGCCTGCTCGAGGGCCACAACGACCCGGAGGACCAAGAGGACCGCGAAGAGGCGGACCAACATGATGAGGCGGGCGGCCGCGGGAGCCACCGGACAGGCAGCCACAGCCAGGGACGGACGCGTGCGAGGGCCCGGACAGAGATCCTGGTCCTGATTAGCGCCGAGACCCTCTTCGGCGCCGACGAACAACCCGCCGAACTGCACGGCTACGGACCGATCAGCCCGGTCACGGCACGAAAGATGGCCCGGGAAGCTGCGAAATGGACACCGGTGGAGCGGGACCCGGAAACCGGGGAGTTCCTGCGGATCGGCCGCAAACGGAAAGTACCGGATCGACTCAAGCAGGTGCTGCGGGTCCGGGACGGGACCTGCCGGTTCCCGGGCTGCCGGACCAACGCGGTCATTTCCGAAATCGACCACACCACACCCTGGGCGCAGGGCGGGGCCACCGATCATGACAATTTGGAGCATTTATGCCGGCGGCACCACATGTTCAAAACCAAAGGCTTCTGGAAAGCCTGCCAACCCAGCCCGGGAATTATTGAATGGACCTCACCGGGCGGACGAAAGTACCGCACCGAACCCCACCTCACCCTTGCCGTTCGGACTCCAGAGCCAGCAAAGCCAATGGATGGTGTCAGTGCCGACGCTGGTGCCAGCGATCCGGAAGTCTACGGAGACGACCCACCACCCTTCTAG